A genomic stretch from Serratia entomophila includes:
- the minC gene encoding septum site-determining protein MinC, whose translation MSQSPIELKGSSFTLSVVHLHNSEPEVIRQALLEKVEQAPAFLKNAPVVINVATLNGDANWKELQQAVAAAGLRVVGISGCRDERQKRAIARAGLPLLSEGKGQKMAAPEPAPAPAPVVENAPAKTRIISTPVRSGQQIYARNSDLIVTSSVSAGAEIIADGNIHIYGMMRGRALAGASGDTQCQIFCTHLGAELVSIAGQYWLSDQIPSDFVGQAVRLSLLDNALTIQPLN comes from the coding sequence ATGTCACAATCGCCAATTGAGCTAAAAGGCAGCAGTTTTACCCTATCGGTTGTTCATTTGCATAATTCAGAACCCGAGGTAATACGTCAGGCGTTATTGGAAAAAGTGGAGCAAGCGCCCGCCTTTTTGAAGAACGCCCCTGTTGTTATCAACGTAGCAACGCTGAACGGCGATGCGAACTGGAAAGAACTTCAACAGGCTGTCGCGGCAGCAGGTCTGCGCGTTGTAGGTATCAGCGGTTGCAGAGATGAGCGGCAAAAGCGTGCGATAGCCCGGGCTGGGCTGCCGCTGCTGAGCGAAGGCAAAGGGCAGAAAATGGCCGCACCGGAGCCGGCGCCCGCGCCCGCCCCGGTGGTGGAAAACGCCCCCGCCAAGACGCGCATCATCAGTACCCCTGTCCGTTCCGGCCAACAGATTTATGCCCGCAACAGCGATCTGATTGTGACCAGCAGCGTCAGCGCCGGTGCTGAAATAATTGCCGACGGCAATATTCACATCTACGGCATGATGCGCGGTCGCGCACTGGCTGGCGCTTCAGGCGATACGCAGTGTCAGATTTTTTGCACGCACCTGGGTGCTGAGCTAGTCTCTATCGCAGGGCAGTACTGGTTGAGCGACCAAATCCCGTCCGACTTCGTCGGGCAGGCAGTACGACTCAGCCTGTTGGATAACGCTTTAACCATACAACCTTTAAATTAA
- the rnd gene encoding ribonuclease D, which yields MNYQLITTDAGLQQVCEQARKHAQIALDTEFVRTRTYYPQLGLIQLYDGEQLSLIDPLPIKQWQPFIELLADTDVVKFLHAGSEDLEVFLNAFKTLPTPLVDTQILAAFTGRPLSCGFATLVAEYMQVELDKSESRTDWLARPLTEKQCAYAAADVFYLLPMAKRLVQETEEAGWTAAAANECLLLCQRRSETLAPELAYREITNAWQLRPRQLGCLQKLAEWRLRQARERDLAVNFVVREENLWQVARYMPTSLGELESLGLSGPEIRYHGKTLVALVAEAAALDESALPKPLGNLIDQPGYKKVFKDIKAAILVVSEQSGLSSELLASRRQINQLLNWHWKLKENDSQPELISGWRGDLLTAPLQEILKHY from the coding sequence TTGAATTATCAGTTGATCACTACCGATGCCGGATTGCAGCAGGTCTGCGAACAGGCGAGAAAGCACGCCCAGATAGCGTTGGACACCGAGTTTGTCAGAACGCGCACCTACTACCCGCAGCTTGGCTTGATTCAGCTCTACGACGGTGAGCAGCTTTCCCTGATCGATCCTCTGCCGATCAAACAATGGCAGCCGTTTATCGAGCTGCTGGCCGACACCGACGTGGTCAAGTTCCTGCACGCCGGCAGCGAGGATCTGGAGGTGTTTCTCAACGCCTTCAAGACGCTGCCGACTCCGTTGGTTGACACTCAGATCCTGGCGGCCTTTACCGGCCGGCCGCTGTCGTGCGGTTTTGCCACGCTGGTAGCGGAGTATATGCAGGTCGAGCTGGACAAGAGCGAATCTCGTACCGACTGGCTGGCGCGCCCGCTGACGGAAAAACAGTGCGCGTATGCGGCGGCCGACGTGTTCTATCTGCTGCCGATGGCGAAACGCTTGGTGCAGGAGACCGAAGAGGCCGGCTGGACCGCCGCCGCCGCCAACGAATGCCTGCTGCTGTGCCAGCGCCGCAGTGAGACCCTGGCGCCGGAATTGGCCTACCGCGAAATCACCAATGCCTGGCAACTGCGCCCACGCCAGCTCGGGTGTTTGCAGAAGCTGGCCGAGTGGCGGCTGCGTCAGGCGCGTGAACGCGATCTGGCGGTGAATTTTGTGGTACGCGAAGAGAATCTCTGGCAGGTGGCGCGCTATATGCCGACATCGCTGGGCGAACTGGAATCGCTGGGCCTGAGCGGGCCGGAGATTCGCTACCATGGCAAAACGCTGGTGGCGCTGGTGGCGGAAGCCGCCGCGCTGGACGAATCGGCCCTGCCCAAGCCGCTGGGCAACCTGATCGACCAGCCGGGCTACAAGAAGGTGTTCAAGGATATCAAAGCGGCGATCCTGGTCGTCAGCGAGCAAAGCGGGTTGAGCAGTGAGCTGTTGGCCTCGCGCCGGCAGATAAATCAGCTGCTGAACTGGCATTGGAAACTGAAAGAAAACGACAGCCAACCGGAATTAATCAGCGGCTGGCGCGGCGATCTATTAACGGCGCCGCTGCAGGAAATCCTGAAGCATTATTAA
- the minE gene encoding cell division topological specificity factor MinE, protein MALLDFFLSRKKQTANIAKERLQIIVAERRRGDSEPPYLPDLKRDILAVICKYIQIDPEMLHVQFEQKGDDISVLELNVTLPESEEAAK, encoded by the coding sequence ATGGCCTTATTAGACTTCTTTCTGTCCCGCAAAAAACAGACAGCCAATATAGCCAAGGAACGGCTGCAAATTATCGTCGCAGAGCGTCGTCGCGGGGACAGTGAGCCCCCGTATCTGCCTGATTTGAAACGCGATATTCTGGCGGTAATTTGCAAATACATTCAGATCGACCCTGAAATGCTGCACGTGCAGTTCGAGCAGAAAGGGGATGATATTTCGGTGCTTGAGCTCAACGTGACATTGCCGGAATCGGAAGAAGCAGCTAAATGA
- a CDS encoding YcgL domain-containing protein, translating to MLCVIYRSSKRDQTYLYVEKKDDFSRVPEDLLKSFGTPQLAMMLSLDERKKLASADIEKVKQALKDEGYYLQFPLPVENLLNQHLSGDNE from the coding sequence ATGCTTTGTGTGATCTATAGAAGCTCGAAACGCGATCAAACTTATCTTTATGTCGAAAAAAAAGACGATTTCTCTCGCGTGCCGGAAGACTTGCTGAAAAGTTTCGGTACGCCGCAGTTGGCGATGATGCTGTCGCTTGATGAGCGCAAAAAACTGGCTTCGGCGGATATTGAGAAAGTGAAGCAGGCGCTGAAAGACGAAGGCTACTACCTGCAGTTCCCGCTGCCGGTGGAAAATCTGCTGAATCAACATCTGTCGGGCGACAACGAATAA
- the minD gene encoding septum site-determining protein MinD, with translation MARIIVVTSGKGGVGKTTSSAAIATGLAQKGKKTVVIDFDIGLRNLDLIMGCERRVVYDFVNVIQGDATLNQALIKDKRTENLYILPASQTRDKDALTREGVEKILNDLGEMDFDFVVCDSPAGIETGALMALYFADEAIITTNPEVSSVRDSDRILGILSSKSRRAEKGESPIKEHLLLTRYNPGRVSRGDMLSMEDVLEILRIPLVGVIPEDQSVLRASNQGEPVILDAESDAGKAYDDTVSRLLGEDRPFRFIEEEKKGFLKRLFGG, from the coding sequence ATGGCACGCATTATTGTTGTTACATCGGGTAAAGGGGGCGTTGGCAAGACCACTTCAAGCGCGGCGATCGCTACCGGCCTGGCCCAGAAAGGCAAGAAAACCGTAGTGATCGATTTCGATATCGGCCTGCGTAACCTTGACCTGATCATGGGCTGTGAACGCCGGGTGGTTTACGATTTCGTTAACGTTATTCAGGGTGACGCCACGCTGAATCAGGCGTTAATCAAAGACAAACGCACTGAAAACCTGTATATCCTGCCGGCTTCGCAAACGCGCGACAAAGACGCGCTGACTCGTGAAGGCGTTGAGAAAATCCTCAACGATTTGGGCGAGATGGATTTCGACTTTGTGGTCTGCGACTCTCCGGCCGGCATTGAAACCGGCGCGCTGATGGCGCTGTATTTCGCCGATGAAGCCATCATCACCACCAACCCGGAAGTCTCCTCGGTACGTGACTCTGACCGTATCCTGGGCATTCTGTCCTCCAAGTCTCGCCGCGCCGAGAAAGGCGAATCGCCGATCAAGGAACACCTGCTGCTGACCCGTTATAACCCGGGCCGCGTCAGCCGTGGCGACATGCTGAGCATGGAAGACGTATTGGAAATTCTGCGCATTCCGCTGGTCGGCGTGATCCCTGAAGACCAGTCCGTGCTGCGCGCGTCCAACCAGGGCGAGCCTGTTATCCTTGATGCCGAGTCAGATGCCGGTAAGGCCTATGACGATACCGTTAGCCGCTTGTTAGGAGAAGACCGCCCATTCCGCTTCATTGAAGAAGAGAAGAAGGGTTTCCTGAAACGCCTTTTTGGGGGATAA
- the fadD gene encoding long-chain-fatty-acid--CoA ligase FadD, giving the protein MDKVWLKRYPADVPAEIDADRYSSLIEMFESAVQRYADQPAFINMGEVMTFRKLEERSRAFAAYLQNELGLKKGDRVALMMPNLLQYPIALFGVLRAGMVVVNVNPLYTPRELEHQLNDSGASAIVIVSNFAHTLEKVVFNTQVKHVILTRMGDQLSAAKGTLVNFVVKYIKRLVPKYNLPAAISFRSALQRGRRLQYVKPDIINSDLAFLQYTGGTTGVAKGAMLTHRNMQANLEQAKAAYMPLFREGQDLVVTALPLYHIFALTVNCLLFIELGGRNLLITNPRDIPGLVKELGKYPFTAMSGVNTLFNALLNNEDFHKLDFSTLRFSVGGGMSVQKAVADRWEKVTGKHLLEGYGLTECAPLVSGNPYDLKHYSGSIGLPVPSTDIRLVDDNGQDVPVGEPGELWVKGPQVMLGYWQRPEATDEVLKEGWLATGDVVTVDEQGFVRIVDRKKDMILVSGFNVYPNEIEDVVSQHPKVLECAAIGVPSEVSGEAVKICVVKKDASLTKEELLTHCRRHLTGYKVPKIVEFRDELPKSNVGKILRRELRDEQKSPKPADAAA; this is encoded by the coding sequence GCCCGCGTTTATCAACATGGGCGAGGTGATGACCTTCCGCAAGCTGGAGGAACGCAGCCGCGCTTTTGCGGCTTACCTGCAAAATGAACTGGGCCTGAAGAAGGGTGATCGCGTCGCGCTGATGATGCCTAACCTGCTGCAGTATCCGATCGCGCTGTTCGGCGTCTTGCGCGCCGGAATGGTGGTGGTTAACGTCAACCCGCTGTATACGCCGCGAGAGCTGGAGCACCAGCTGAACGACAGCGGCGCCAGCGCCATCGTGATCGTCTCCAATTTTGCCCATACGCTGGAAAAAGTGGTGTTCAACACCCAGGTGAAACATGTGATCCTCACGCGTATGGGCGATCAGCTCTCGGCCGCCAAAGGCACGCTGGTCAACTTTGTGGTGAAGTACATCAAGCGGCTGGTGCCAAAGTATAACCTGCCCGCGGCTATCTCGTTTCGCAGCGCGCTGCAGCGCGGCCGTCGCCTGCAGTACGTCAAACCGGACATCATCAATTCCGATCTGGCTTTCCTGCAGTACACCGGCGGCACGACCGGGGTGGCGAAAGGCGCGATGCTGACGCACCGCAACATGCAGGCCAACCTGGAGCAGGCCAAGGCCGCCTATATGCCGCTGTTCCGCGAGGGGCAAGACCTGGTAGTCACGGCGTTGCCCCTGTACCACATCTTTGCCCTGACGGTGAACTGTCTGCTGTTTATCGAACTGGGGGGCCGCAACCTGCTGATCACCAACCCGCGTGACATTCCCGGGCTGGTAAAAGAGCTGGGCAAATATCCCTTCACCGCCATGAGCGGCGTTAACACCCTGTTCAACGCGCTGTTGAATAACGAAGACTTCCATAAACTCGACTTTTCCACGCTGCGTTTCTCCGTCGGCGGCGGGATGTCGGTGCAAAAAGCGGTGGCGGACAGATGGGAAAAGGTCACCGGCAAGCACCTGCTGGAAGGTTACGGCCTGACCGAGTGTGCGCCGCTGGTGTCGGGCAATCCTTATGACCTGAAACACTACAGCGGCAGCATCGGGCTGCCGGTGCCGTCGACCGACATCCGCCTGGTGGATGACAATGGCCAGGACGTGCCCGTGGGCGAGCCGGGCGAACTGTGGGTCAAAGGGCCGCAAGTTATGTTAGGCTACTGGCAGCGGCCGGAAGCTACCGACGAAGTACTGAAAGAGGGGTGGTTGGCGACCGGGGACGTGGTTACCGTGGACGAGCAGGGTTTTGTGCGCATCGTCGACCGTAAGAAAGATATGATCCTGGTGTCCGGTTTCAACGTTTATCCGAATGAGATCGAAGATGTGGTCAGCCAGCATCCGAAAGTGCTGGAGTGTGCGGCGATTGGCGTGCCGAGTGAGGTTTCCGGCGAAGCGGTGAAAATTTGCGTGGTGAAGAAAGACGCTTCGCTGACCAAAGAAGAGTTACTGACCCATTGCCGCCGCCACCTGACTGGGTATAAAGTGCCTAAAATTGTTGAGTTCCGCGACGAGCTGCCGAAATCGAACGTCGGCAAAATTTTGCGGCGAGAATTGCGCGATGAGCAAAAATCACCGAAGCCGGCCGATGCCGCCGCCTAG